The proteins below come from a single Prolixibacter sp. NT017 genomic window:
- a CDS encoding aminopeptidase P family protein has protein sequence MTFPIKTYTNRRKELARKVGSGIILLLGNEESPMNYTDNTFPFRQDSTFLYYFGIDFPGLAAVIDIEAQQEIVFGDDYTIDDIVWRGPQPTIADRLSKAGVKQTLPLAKLAGVVDAAMKKNRKVHFLPPYRPENRIKLMQLLGLPVAEQEANASVDLIRAVVSQREIKTEEEIGQLEHAVNISVDMHIEAMRIARPGMQEAEVAARCHEVALAAGGDIGFPIIATINGQTLHNHYHGNTIKEGDLLLLDAGAENTMHYNGDLSSTFPVSTTFSAEQKDIYLASLLAYEAAIAAIAPGTPFRDVHLAACRSIVDSLKQMGLMKGDVDEAVEAGAHALFFPCGTGHMMGLDVHDMEDLGEVWVGYDGQPKSTQFGLKSLRLAKPLQAGHVFTIEPGIYFIPELMDWWQASGNCKEYINWDIVGKFRHAGGYRNEENFVVTEDGFRRLGKAKPKTIEEIEMLRYQY, from the coding sequence ATGACATTTCCCATTAAAACGTACACAAACAGACGAAAAGAGCTGGCCCGAAAGGTCGGTTCCGGTATTATCCTTTTATTGGGCAACGAAGAATCGCCCATGAACTACACCGATAATACCTTCCCATTCAGACAGGACAGCACCTTTCTGTACTATTTTGGTATTGACTTTCCCGGCTTAGCTGCAGTTATTGACATCGAAGCACAGCAGGAAATCGTTTTTGGGGATGATTATACGATTGACGATATTGTTTGGCGAGGGCCGCAGCCCACTATTGCCGACAGGTTGAGCAAGGCTGGCGTAAAACAAACATTGCCTTTGGCGAAGTTAGCCGGAGTGGTCGACGCAGCCATGAAGAAAAACAGAAAAGTCCACTTTCTTCCTCCTTACCGGCCGGAAAACAGGATAAAGCTGATGCAATTGCTTGGTTTGCCGGTGGCAGAACAGGAGGCCAACGCTTCTGTCGATTTGATTCGAGCCGTGGTTAGTCAGCGGGAGATTAAAACAGAAGAAGAAATTGGACAGCTGGAGCATGCGGTAAACATTTCGGTCGATATGCACATCGAGGCCATGCGAATAGCCAGGCCGGGCATGCAGGAGGCTGAAGTGGCTGCCCGTTGTCACGAGGTGGCTTTGGCGGCCGGAGGAGATATCGGTTTCCCAATCATTGCTACTATCAACGGGCAAACGCTTCACAATCACTATCACGGCAATACCATTAAAGAAGGCGACCTGTTGCTGCTTGATGCCGGAGCCGAAAATACCATGCACTACAATGGCGACCTGTCGAGTACTTTCCCGGTGAGCACCACATTTTCAGCTGAGCAGAAAGATATCTACCTGGCTTCATTGCTGGCATACGAAGCCGCGATTGCCGCGATTGCACCGGGCACTCCATTCCGTGACGTGCACCTGGCAGCTTGTCGTTCCATTGTCGATTCATTGAAACAGATGGGGCTCATGAAAGGCGACGTCGATGAAGCCGTTGAAGCAGGTGCTCATGCGCTGTTCTTCCCGTGCGGTACCGGTCACATGATGGGACTCGATGTGCACGACATGGAAGATTTAGGTGAAGTGTGGGTCGGATACGATGGTCAGCCAAAATCTACTCAATTTGGATTGAAATCGTTGCGATTGGCCAAACCGTTGCAGGCTGGTCATGTATTTACCATCGAACCGGGTATCTATTTTATTCCTGAATTGATGGACTGGTGGCAGGCGAGCGGAAACTGCAAGGAATATATCAACTGGGACATCGTTGGTAAATTCAGGCACGCCGGTGGTTACCGAAATGAAGAGAATTTCGTGGTAACTGAAGATGGATTCAGGCGGCTGGGGAAAGCCAAGCCGAAAACGATAGAGGAAATCGAGATGCTGCGGTATCAGTATTGA
- the hypD gene encoding trans-4-hydroxy-L-proline dehydratase encodes MTPRIKKLREQSLNAVNRISAERALLITEFYQSHQSLGDSVPMERAKAFRYIMQRKAVCINEDELIVGERGPAPKATPTYPEITVHSLQDLDILDTREKVWFRVDEETREAYKNIIIPFWEGKSNRDRIMQNMRPEWHDAFNAGIFTEFMEQRAPGHTVAGDKIYHKGMLDIILDVKESLAKLDFMNDPKAFDKQEELKAMQHTAETIIIYARRHADKLEELSKAETNAVRKAELKELAGICRNVPANAPQTFHEALQYYWFVHLGVVTELNPWDSFNPGRLDQHLYPFYQKDLAEGRLTKDRAIEILESFWVKFNNHPAPPKVGVTAQESNTYTDFALINLGGVKADGSDAVNELSYILLDVIEEMRILQPSSMVQLSKKNPESFINRAVKIVKTGFGQPSIFNTDAIIQELTRQGKDLIDARNGGASGCVETGAFGTESYILTGYFNLPKILEITLHNGFDPRTQKQIGLQTGEPREFRSMDDLMQAFGKQVNHFVDIKVKGSNIIEKIFATHIPTPFLSLIIDDCVSSGTDYINGGARYNTNYIQGVGMGTITDSLTAIKKYVFEEKTCSMEYFLSALENNFGGTEDFHYQLVYKTPKYGNDDDEADAQLRQVFEIYYGAVNGRKSPRGADYRINLLPTTCHVYFGSVMQASADGRMAGTPVSEGISPVQGADQKGPTSVIKSAAKIDHLRTGGTLLNQKFAPSFFEDEAAIQKVSSLVRSYFRMDGHHIQFNVVNADTLRDAQKHPENYRDLIVRVAGYSDYFNDLGEDLQNEIIRRTEHETF; translated from the coding sequence ATGACACCGAGAATAAAGAAATTACGAGAACAAAGTCTGAATGCCGTTAACCGAATTTCAGCCGAGCGTGCTTTGCTCATCACTGAGTTTTATCAAAGTCATCAGTCGTTGGGCGATTCCGTCCCGATGGAGAGAGCAAAGGCATTTCGTTATATTATGCAACGCAAGGCGGTCTGCATTAATGAGGACGAACTGATTGTTGGCGAACGGGGACCTGCGCCCAAGGCCACACCAACCTATCCGGAAATTACCGTTCACTCATTGCAGGATCTGGATATTCTGGACACCCGGGAAAAAGTGTGGTTTCGGGTGGATGAGGAAACGCGGGAGGCGTACAAAAACATCATCATTCCTTTCTGGGAAGGGAAATCGAATCGCGATCGCATCATGCAAAATATGCGCCCGGAATGGCATGATGCATTCAATGCCGGAATTTTCACAGAGTTCATGGAGCAGCGCGCTCCGGGCCATACAGTAGCGGGCGATAAGATCTACCACAAGGGAATGCTGGATATCATTCTGGATGTGAAAGAGAGTCTTGCGAAACTCGATTTCATGAATGATCCGAAAGCATTTGATAAACAGGAAGAGCTGAAGGCGATGCAGCATACCGCCGAAACCATTATAATTTATGCCCGGCGTCATGCCGATAAGCTGGAAGAGTTGTCGAAAGCAGAGACGAATGCGGTGCGAAAAGCAGAGCTGAAAGAGCTGGCCGGGATTTGTCGCAACGTACCGGCCAACGCCCCGCAAACATTTCACGAAGCGTTGCAATACTATTGGTTTGTTCACCTCGGAGTGGTAACCGAACTGAATCCATGGGATTCCTTTAATCCAGGACGTCTGGATCAGCATCTTTATCCCTTCTACCAAAAGGATTTGGCGGAAGGTCGTCTGACGAAAGACCGCGCGATTGAAATACTGGAATCGTTCTGGGTGAAATTCAATAATCATCCGGCTCCGCCTAAAGTGGGCGTAACAGCCCAGGAAAGTAATACATACACCGACTTTGCCCTCATTAATCTTGGCGGGGTAAAAGCAGACGGTTCCGATGCCGTGAATGAGCTCTCCTATATTCTCCTCGACGTCATCGAAGAGATGCGTATCCTTCAGCCGAGTTCGATGGTACAATTGAGTAAGAAGAATCCGGAGAGCTTCATCAACAGGGCGGTGAAGATTGTGAAAACGGGATTTGGACAACCTTCGATCTTTAATACCGACGCCATTATTCAGGAACTTACGCGGCAGGGGAAAGATTTGATTGATGCCCGGAATGGAGGCGCCAGCGGTTGTGTCGAGACAGGAGCCTTTGGAACCGAGAGTTATATTCTGACAGGATATTTCAACCTGCCGAAAATATTAGAGATTACCCTGCACAACGGTTTCGATCCGCGGACCCAAAAACAGATTGGTTTGCAAACCGGCGAGCCGCGCGAATTTCGCTCCATGGACGATTTAATGCAAGCCTTTGGCAAACAGGTTAACCATTTTGTCGATATCAAGGTCAAAGGGAGCAATATTATCGAGAAGATCTTCGCTACTCATATTCCCACGCCTTTCCTATCTCTGATTATCGACGATTGCGTGTCTTCCGGAACGGACTACATCAACGGAGGTGCCCGTTACAACACCAATTATATTCAGGGCGTTGGAATGGGAACCATTACCGACTCGCTGACCGCAATTAAAAAATATGTGTTTGAAGAGAAGACCTGTTCGATGGAGTATTTTCTTTCGGCATTAGAAAATAATTTCGGGGGAACCGAAGATTTCCACTATCAGTTGGTGTATAAGACACCGAAATACGGTAATGACGATGACGAAGCCGATGCCCAGCTGCGACAGGTATTCGAAATATATTACGGTGCGGTAAATGGACGCAAAAGTCCGCGTGGCGCTGATTACCGCATCAATTTATTGCCTACAACGTGCCACGTCTACTTCGGTAGCGTGATGCAGGCCAGCGCCGATGGCCGTATGGCCGGAACACCTGTTTCCGAAGGTATCTCACCGGTACAGGGGGCTGATCAAAAAGGCCCGACATCCGTGATCAAATCAGCGGCTAAAATCGACCATCTGCGAACCGGTGGTACCCTGTTGAATCAGAAATTTGCGCCTTCTTTTTTCGAAGATGAGGCGGCAATTCAAAAAGTATCGAGCCTGGTGCGTAGTTATTTCCGAATGGACGGACACCATATCCAGTTCAACGTAGTAAACGCCGATACTTTGCGCGATGCCCAAAAGCACCCGGAGAATTACCGCGATCTTATCGTGCGCGTTGCCGGGTACAGCGATTATTTCAATGACCTGGGAGAAGATCTGCAGAATGAGATCATCCGGAGAACAGAACATGAAACATTTTAA
- a CDS encoding glycyl-radical enzyme activating protein, with amino-acid sequence MKGIIFDIKRFAVHDGPGIRTTVFFKGCPLRCLWCHNPESIDPNPVCVRTTALLNGHEFTDEKMVGYEISVDELFIELQKEQVFMDESGGGVTFSGGEPLLQNRFLEEALQQCKNHEMRTAVDTTLFAPWKVVEPVARLADLFLVDLKHMNARVHQEFTGVSNRLILENIRKLSALNVPVRIRIPMIPEISNTTENIAQCIDFLKALPHPVEAVDLLPFHNTAKEKYKRFHLDNHFVDSPSMQKEELFDIRNQFEKAGFEVKIGG; translated from the coding sequence ATGAAGGGGATCATTTTTGATATCAAGCGTTTTGCTGTGCATGACGGCCCCGGTATTCGTACAACTGTTTTTTTTAAAGGTTGTCCGCTGCGATGCCTGTGGTGCCATAATCCTGAGAGTATCGATCCGAATCCGGTTTGCGTCAGAACTACGGCCTTATTAAACGGACATGAGTTTACTGACGAAAAAATGGTGGGCTATGAAATTTCTGTAGATGAGCTATTCATTGAATTGCAAAAGGAACAGGTATTCATGGACGAATCGGGAGGTGGAGTGACATTTTCCGGCGGAGAACCACTGCTGCAAAATCGGTTTTTGGAAGAGGCGCTGCAACAATGCAAGAATCATGAAATGCGCACTGCTGTTGATACTACTCTATTTGCGCCGTGGAAGGTCGTAGAACCGGTTGCTCGTTTAGCTGACTTGTTTTTAGTCGATTTGAAACACATGAATGCTCGCGTTCATCAGGAATTTACGGGTGTATCCAATCGGCTGATATTGGAGAATATCAGAAAACTGTCAGCATTAAATGTACCGGTTCGCATTCGTATTCCGATGATACCTGAAATCAGCAATACAACTGAGAATATAGCACAGTGCATTGATTTCCTGAAAGCGCTGCCTCATCCGGTTGAAGCAGTCGATTTGTTGCCGTTTCACAATACAGCTAAAGAAAAGTATAAGCGATTTCATCTGGATAATCATTTTGTCGATAGTCCATCGATGCAGAAAGAGGAATTGTTCGATATCAGAAATCAGTTTGAGAAAGCTGGTTTTGAGGTAAAAATAGGAGGATAA
- a CDS encoding hybrid sensor histidine kinase/response regulator transcription factor — protein sequence MIRFSTWSEMNIRRKKGRVFFKGLVSLCWLAYGVFSSLNVVGNDETLDFYHYTNEDGLPSSYVKSIVQDADGFIWLATRISISRFDGKHFQEFPAFDENGKPVKIFSDKLFLSPDSVLIARTLQGLYYYYHEDKEFFSPCPLLNDLGSTQALTPGVCGYWFCQNNQAFFLDQRTGMKEALSEKIPYFHPDKNTGFLNVFVRGKRLVLMSNQGLLYIIDTNKHLVRSLKIPKELGPYQTNLLYVDAELNAWIGESDYGLIRMNLKSGESFFYSQQEKGQHHLPHNLVHCVAQDRMGKVWIGTEAGLAIHNPNKDKLSLYNFNISDPNGLNTDPIYDAFCDRNGNMWLGTYFGGINFWSGENNFFRTWSSGLNRWQLNGNVVSCLTEDSEHNLWIGLEDKGLDKLDVSTGEVTHYSKNNGLSYENLHDLIFLSEHELWIASYTGGINILNTKTNQFRYLNRNNTPGLPSDAVYAFMRVRDSLYIGTSEGIVIYDIRNKKFSRLKPRILGSIQFESLAQTNHKLWFSSSQGVYCYEPSRDSLYKFDKIPEMQYINFVKTDSEGRVWFGDCYQGLCMYNEKDGGVTYFNKDTGFPVSWIFSLEEGRDGWFWASSDNGLVRFSPERNESILYDSNSGIPFNQFNYRASFKDGAGNIYFGGNNGMVSFNEKNDTRANRPLHVVFTGMQLFNKPVRPKEGGVLEESINKVRRLVLDYDQNVFTLEYSAFCYSSGGSCQYAYYLEGFENEWNYVEGRNFATYTNLSPGTYTFHVKGSLDNIKAATNERTLQIIVRPPFWLTNWAFFVYFLLAILFSFLVFKVGKNLEKSRAMVVMERREKEHADEIHKVKLEFFTNISHELKTPLTLILGPLNRIMEEEKLSPAFRKRLIGIERNANRLFQLINQLLEFRKIENGKEALKVAQCDIRHLMDEISSSFDSTVESRDIDFVVLHPEKEVPVWIDAEKVDKIIFNLLSNAFKFTKEGGRIEFSATLRKRGNRMTSPDYDMVLSVSDSGKGIPPGMLDSVFDRFFHVDGEHVEHEGSGIGLAFVKSLVLLHKGEIQVDSELGKGTVFTVRIPIMRSDYSEAEIVTCEPQYIPPHGVQISVNDNQLEKDFPGEEGGNRKPLILLVEDNIELINFMKESLEINYRVITALNGRVAIKRLESTTPDLIISDVMMPEMDGFEFTHRLKTNLATSHIPVILLTSKSGTENRLAGLKTGADYYIEKPFYPAILEQNIGNILSTRKRLIERFKDDAYIQAGEMVHSESDKIFIEKLTSIIKANLGESSLDVSFLVKEMGVSRSLLHMKLKGLVGCSSTEFIRAVRLKEAVKLIASGKCNISEAAYETGFSSPTYFTRRFREFFGKSPREYFNS from the coding sequence ATGATACGCTTTTCCACATGGAGTGAAATGAACATTCGGAGGAAGAAAGGAAGAGTCTTTTTCAAAGGGCTCGTTTCTCTCTGTTGGTTAGCGTATGGGGTTTTTAGTTCCCTCAATGTTGTTGGAAACGATGAAACTCTGGATTTTTATCATTACACCAACGAGGATGGCCTGCCTTCCTCGTATGTAAAGAGCATTGTACAGGATGCAGATGGATTCATCTGGTTGGCAACGCGTATATCCATTTCCCGTTTCGATGGAAAGCACTTTCAGGAATTTCCGGCTTTTGACGAAAATGGGAAGCCGGTAAAGATTTTCAGTGACAAGCTTTTTCTTTCACCTGATTCCGTTTTAATTGCCCGGACTCTTCAAGGGCTGTATTACTATTACCATGAAGACAAAGAATTTTTCAGTCCTTGCCCGTTGTTGAATGATTTGGGAAGTACTCAGGCGCTGACTCCCGGAGTTTGCGGATACTGGTTCTGTCAGAACAACCAGGCCTTTTTCCTCGATCAGCGGACTGGAATGAAGGAGGCTTTGAGTGAAAAGATTCCTTATTTCCATCCGGACAAAAATACTGGGTTCTTGAATGTTTTCGTTCGAGGAAAGCGACTGGTTTTAATGTCGAATCAAGGATTGTTATATATCATCGATACGAATAAGCACCTTGTTCGCAGCCTCAAAATTCCCAAAGAACTAGGCCCTTACCAAACTAACTTGCTCTATGTCGATGCGGAATTAAATGCCTGGATAGGAGAGTCGGATTATGGCCTGATACGTATGAATCTGAAAAGCGGCGAGTCGTTCTTCTACTCTCAGCAAGAGAAAGGACAGCATCACTTACCTCACAATCTGGTTCATTGTGTTGCACAGGATCGGATGGGAAAAGTTTGGATTGGAACGGAGGCTGGTCTGGCGATTCATAATCCAAACAAGGATAAACTTAGCCTTTACAACTTCAATATATCTGATCCCAACGGATTAAATACCGATCCGATTTATGATGCCTTTTGCGATAGAAATGGAAATATGTGGTTGGGAACTTACTTTGGTGGCATCAATTTTTGGAGTGGTGAAAATAATTTCTTTCGTACCTGGAGTTCCGGACTAAACAGGTGGCAGCTTAATGGTAATGTGGTAAGTTGTTTAACAGAGGACTCAGAGCATAATCTTTGGATTGGGTTGGAAGATAAAGGACTGGATAAGTTGGACGTTTCGACTGGCGAGGTGACTCATTATTCGAAGAACAATGGTTTGTCGTATGAAAACCTACATGATCTGATCTTCCTGTCAGAGCATGAGCTTTGGATTGCTTCTTATACTGGCGGGATTAATATTTTGAACACCAAAACAAATCAATTCCGATACCTAAACCGAAACAACACGCCGGGACTACCTTCTGATGCGGTATATGCCTTTATGCGGGTCAGGGATTCATTGTATATCGGAACCTCCGAAGGCATTGTTATTTATGATATCCGAAATAAGAAGTTTTCACGACTAAAGCCCCGGATACTTGGGAGTATACAGTTTGAGAGTTTGGCACAAACCAACCATAAGCTGTGGTTTTCATCTAGCCAGGGTGTTTATTGTTATGAACCGTCACGGGATTCGCTTTATAAATTTGATAAGATCCCGGAAATGCAATATATCAACTTTGTGAAGACCGATTCGGAAGGGAGAGTATGGTTCGGCGATTGTTATCAGGGACTTTGCATGTATAATGAAAAAGATGGAGGAGTTACCTACTTCAATAAAGACACCGGTTTTCCGGTTTCGTGGATTTTTAGTCTGGAAGAAGGCAGGGACGGATGGTTCTGGGCAAGCAGTGACAACGGATTAGTCCGTTTTTCGCCGGAAAGAAATGAAAGTATTCTTTACGATAGTAATTCAGGAATTCCATTCAACCAATTCAATTACAGGGCATCTTTCAAAGACGGGGCTGGGAATATTTATTTCGGAGGTAACAACGGCATGGTTTCTTTTAACGAAAAGAACGATACCCGGGCGAATAGACCACTGCATGTTGTTTTTACTGGTATGCAATTATTCAACAAGCCTGTTCGTCCAAAAGAAGGCGGTGTTCTGGAGGAATCGATAAATAAAGTGCGTCGCCTTGTCCTGGATTATGATCAGAATGTCTTTACGCTGGAATACTCTGCATTCTGTTATTCTTCGGGAGGAAGCTGTCAATATGCCTATTATCTGGAAGGTTTTGAGAATGAATGGAATTATGTAGAAGGGCGAAACTTTGCAACTTATACCAACCTTAGTCCCGGAACTTACACTTTTCATGTAAAAGGGTCGCTCGATAATATCAAAGCTGCAACCAACGAACGAACATTGCAAATTATCGTTCGACCTCCCTTTTGGTTGACCAACTGGGCCTTCTTCGTGTATTTTCTACTTGCCATACTGTTTTCTTTTCTGGTATTCAAAGTTGGTAAGAACCTCGAGAAGTCAAGGGCAATGGTGGTGATGGAGCGTCGTGAAAAAGAACATGCCGATGAGATACATAAAGTCAAACTGGAATTCTTTACTAACATTTCACATGAACTGAAGACGCCGTTAACGCTGATTCTGGGGCCGCTTAATCGTATTATGGAGGAAGAGAAACTGAGTCCTGCGTTCCGGAAACGACTTATCGGCATTGAGAGGAATGCTAACCGGCTGTTCCAACTCATCAACCAACTTCTGGAATTTAGAAAAATCGAAAACGGGAAAGAAGCGTTAAAAGTAGCTCAGTGCGACATCCGGCATTTGATGGACGAGATTTCAAGTTCGTTTGATAGCACTGTCGAGTCCCGGGATATCGATTTTGTTGTCCTTCATCCGGAAAAGGAGGTGCCGGTTTGGATTGATGCGGAAAAAGTAGATAAGATTATTTTCAACCTTCTTTCCAATGCTTTCAAATTCACTAAAGAGGGAGGGAGGATTGAGTTTTCGGCCACGTTGAGAAAGCGTGGCAATCGGATGACTTCTCCGGATTATGACATGGTTCTATCGGTTTCGGATTCAGGCAAAGGTATTCCTCCCGGGATGTTAGACAGTGTATTCGATCGTTTCTTTCATGTCGATGGAGAGCATGTGGAACACGAAGGTTCCGGCATTGGTCTGGCGTTTGTGAAAAGTTTGGTTCTGTTGCATAAAGGCGAAATTCAAGTCGATAGTGAGTTGGGGAAAGGAACTGTATTCACTGTCAGGATTCCGATAATGAGATCGGACTACAGCGAAGCGGAAATTGTAACCTGTGAGCCGCAATATATTCCTCCGCATGGAGTTCAAATCAGCGTAAACGATAATCAACTGGAAAAAGATTTTCCCGGTGAAGAAGGTGGCAACCGGAAACCATTGATTCTCTTGGTTGAGGATAACATCGAGCTAATCAATTTTATGAAGGAAAGTCTCGAAATAAATTACCGTGTTATCACGGCTCTAAATGGTCGGGTTGCTATCAAACGGCTGGAAAGTACGACTCCGGATTTGATCATCAGTGATGTGATGATGCCCGAAATGGACGGTTTTGAATTTACTCACAGGCTAAAGACCAATCTGGCGACTTCACATATTCCTGTAATCCTTCTTACCTCGAAAAGTGGAACGGAAAACCGGCTAGCAGGATTAAAAACGGGAGCGGACTACTATATTGAAAAACCATTTTATCCGGCTATTCTCGAGCAAAATATCGGGAATATTTTAAGTACCCGGAAAAGGCTGATAGAGCGGTTTAAAGACGATGCCTATATTCAGGCCGGAGAGATGGTTCATTCGGAGTCAGACAAGATTTTTATCGAAAAACTGACCTCCATAATAAAGGCCAACCTTGGTGAGTCGTCTCTTGATGTATCGTTTCTGGTGAAAGAAATGGGGGTAAGTCGTTCGTTACTTCACATGAAGTTAAAAGGCTTGGTGGGGTGTTCTTCAACCGAATTTATCCGTGCGGTACGCTTAAAAGAGGCAGTCAAATTGATTGCCAGTGGAAAATGCAATATCTCGGAAGCGGCATACGAGACTGGATTTTCTAGTCCGACGTACTTTACCCGACGTTTCAGGGAGTTCTTCGGAAAGTCGCCAAGGGAATATTTCAATAGCTGA
- a CDS encoding S9 family peptidase: MKYLLLAILLGFLSLVPAKAQVTKADYARADSVREFAHMVYNSPTDGGWIGKSNVYWYRVRTKNGIEYKRVDAEHAEVSPAFDRAQLCEKINELSDKSHHPDSLDLRRLKFDDAGKSVSFHLDGYTWEYNLDDYMLKKTGKVETPESRYWGNTDGEFKADPIISPDSSKVAYIKEYNLYVKDRNTGTEEQLSFDGSAGEFYSEHLVWSPDSKKIAVNKVRPNKKHYIYFVESSPKNQLQPILHKREYLKAGDALPIRKPCLFNVEKGRKIPVNSQPFENQFSISNLKWWPDSKAFTFEFNQRGHQVYQVVEVNAETGGIKVLINEQSKTFIDYSGKHYLYDLDGTKEIVWASERDGWNHLYLIDANTGKVKNKITSGDWVVRGVVSVDEKNRKIIFEGSGKNEGEDPYFIHYYSVNLDGKKLKDLTPEKLNHHASFSSDNKFLIDTYSTVDTPPETVLRRASDGKILKVLEKADISELLAHDWKAPEVFVAKARDGKTDIWGNIYYPTNFDSTKTYPVIEYIYAGPQGSFAQKSFRPYMYAFSGLAELGFIVVQMDGMGTSNRSKAFQDVCFKNLKDAGFPDRIRWIKAAAEKHHFMDTTRVGIFGGSAGGQNAMAGVLFHPEFYKAASSSCGCHDNRMDKMWWNEQWMGYPIGKEYGQCSNVANAYRLKGKLLLIVGEMDDNVDPATTMQVADALIKANKEFELVVLPGSNHTLGGDFGERKRREFFVKAFYGELPPDWNHD; encoded by the coding sequence ATGAAATATTTACTGCTTGCTATTCTACTCGGCTTTTTATCTCTCGTGCCTGCAAAAGCTCAGGTAACAAAGGCCGATTATGCACGTGCTGATTCTGTTCGGGAATTTGCTCATATGGTCTACAATTCACCAACTGATGGAGGGTGGATAGGCAAATCGAACGTCTATTGGTACCGGGTAAGAACTAAAAACGGAATCGAATATAAACGGGTCGATGCTGAACATGCAGAAGTGTCTCCGGCTTTCGATCGTGCCCAACTTTGCGAGAAAATCAATGAGCTTTCTGATAAGTCTCATCACCCGGATTCGTTGGATCTCAGAAGGCTGAAGTTTGATGATGCCGGCAAATCTGTTTCTTTCCATCTGGATGGCTATACCTGGGAGTACAATTTGGACGATTATATGCTGAAGAAAACAGGAAAAGTTGAGACTCCGGAATCTCGTTACTGGGGGAATACCGATGGTGAGTTTAAGGCTGATCCAATTATTTCTCCTGATAGTAGCAAGGTGGCTTATATCAAAGAGTATAATTTGTATGTGAAAGACCGGAATACCGGGACGGAAGAGCAGTTAAGTTTTGATGGTTCTGCCGGCGAATTCTATTCAGAACACCTGGTATGGTCTCCCGATTCAAAGAAAATTGCAGTAAATAAGGTGCGTCCCAACAAGAAGCACTATATCTATTTTGTAGAATCTTCTCCGAAGAACCAGCTTCAGCCTATTCTGCATAAGCGGGAATATCTGAAAGCAGGTGACGCACTTCCCATCCGGAAACCTTGTCTCTTCAATGTTGAAAAAGGTCGGAAAATTCCGGTTAATTCGCAGCCATTCGAGAATCAATTCTCCATATCCAATTTAAAATGGTGGCCCGACAGTAAGGCGTTTACCTTTGAATTCAACCAGCGCGGACACCAGGTTTATCAGGTGGTGGAAGTCAATGCCGAAACCGGCGGCATAAAGGTTCTCATTAATGAGCAAAGCAAAACCTTTATTGACTACAGCGGTAAACACTATCTGTACGATTTGGACGGAACGAAGGAGATCGTCTGGGCTTCTGAACGAGACGGATGGAATCATCTTTACCTCATCGATGCAAATACGGGAAAGGTAAAGAACAAAATAACCAGTGGAGACTGGGTTGTGCGAGGCGTGGTCAGTGTGGACGAGAAGAACCGGAAAATTATTTTCGAAGGTAGTGGTAAAAATGAAGGAGAGGATCCCTATTTCATCCATTACTATTCGGTTAATCTTGACGGAAAAAAACTTAAGGATTTGACTCCGGAGAAATTGAACCATCATGCATCGTTTTCGTCGGATAATAAATTTTTAATTGATACCTATTCGACGGTTGATACTCCACCGGAAACGGTTCTTCGGAGGGCGTCCGATGGAAAGATTTTGAAGGTACTCGAAAAAGCTGATATCTCTGAATTGTTGGCGCACGACTGGAAAGCGCCGGAAGTATTTGTGGCCAAGGCACGTGATGGTAAAACCGACATCTGGGGAAATATTTATTATCCGACGAACTTCGATTCGACTAAAACATATCCGGTCATCGAATATATTTATGCCGGCCCTCAGGGATCGTTTGCGCAGAAAAGCTTTCGTCCATACATGTACGCATTCTCTGGTTTGGCTGAACTGGGATTCATTGTGGTGCAAATGGACGGTATGGGAACATCCAATCGGTCTAAAGCTTTTCAGGATGTTTGCTTTAAGAATCTGAAAGATGCCGGTTTTCCTGATCGGATTAGATGGATTAAAGCTGCCGCTGAGAAGCATCATTTCATGGATACAACTCGTGTTGGGATCTTCGGTGGTTCGGCGGGCGGTCAGAATGCGATGGCTGGTGTGCTTTTTCATCCCGAATTTTACAAAGCGGCTTCCTCATCCTGCGGATGCCACGATAACAGGATGGATAAGATGTGGTGGAACGAGCAGTGGATGGGCTATCCGATAGGAAAAGAGTACGGGCAGTGTTCGAATGTAGCCAATGCTTACCGTTTGAAAGGCAAGCTTTTACTGATTGTTGGGGAAATGGACGATAACGTTGATCCAGCCACAACCATGCAGGTTGCAGATGCATTGATCAAAGCCAACAAAGAATTTGAATTGGTTGTCCTGCCGGGAAGCAATCATACATTGGGAGGTGATTTCGGAGAACGGAAGCGGAGAGAGTTTTTTGTTAAAGCTTTTTATGGGGAACTACCACCCGATTGGAACCATGACTAA